The following coding sequences lie in one Zingiber officinale cultivar Zhangliang chromosome 2B, Zo_v1.1, whole genome shotgun sequence genomic window:
- the LOC122048363 gene encoding uncharacterized protein LOC122048363 — protein sequence MATGQQKFLLVAVDYFSKWVEVEPLAKIIEQIVIKFVWEWCEGYGIQQAFTSVTYPQSNGQAEVTNREIIRILRARLDHIGGSWVDELPSVLRGIRMTQKEGTGMTPFHLVYSGEAVVLVEVGVESDRVQHYDDGNTERRMMELNLVDEMRVKAVVRLTAYG from the exons atggcgaccggtcagcagaAGTTCCTGCTTGttgcggtggactacttctccaaatgggtcgaagtcGAGCCCTTAGCCAAAATAATTGAGCAGATTGTCATCAAGTTCGTATG ggagtggtgcgaGGGATATGGTATCCAGCAGGCCTTCACTTCCGTGACCTATCCGCAGAGCAACGGGCAAGctgaagtcaccaatcgggagatcaTTCGAATCCttcgtgctcggctcgaccatatcggaggtagctgggttgaTGAGCTCCCAAGTGTGTTACGAGGTATCCGCATGACCCAAAAGGAAGGCACAGGCATGACCCCCTTCCACCTGGTATACAGCGGTGAAGCGGTCGTCCTGGTGGAAGTCGGGGTAGAATCCGATAGGGTGCAGCACTACGACGATGGGAACACTGAGCGGAGGATGATGGAGCTCAACTTGGTGGACGAAATGCGGGTGAAAGCCGTCGTTCGGCTGACGGCCTACGGATAA